A part of Roseitalea porphyridii genomic DNA contains:
- a CDS encoding helix-turn-helix domain-containing protein translates to MPVNRSLTLSTTVRQLRLAAGLTLNQLAKRSALAPSTLSKIENGQMSPTYDSIVSLASGLGVDVGELFEGKSVPAISGRRAITRRGEGIKHSTGHYDYEMLCTDLANKKFVPLLSEIKANSTQSFSAMISHAGEEFFYVLSGEVTLHTEHYAPARLGPGDSCYFDSTMGHALVSTGDEPATVLWICSQVSGALAE, encoded by the coding sequence GTGCCCGTCAATCGCTCCCTCACGCTCTCGACGACGGTGCGCCAGTTGCGTCTGGCCGCGGGACTGACACTGAATCAGCTCGCCAAGCGCAGCGCGTTGGCGCCCTCGACCCTGTCGAAGATCGAGAACGGTCAGATGTCGCCGACCTACGATTCGATCGTCAGCCTTGCCTCCGGCCTCGGCGTCGATGTCGGCGAGTTGTTCGAGGGCAAGTCCGTGCCGGCGATCAGCGGCAGGCGGGCGATCACGCGGCGCGGCGAAGGCATCAAGCACAGCACCGGCCACTACGATTACGAGATGCTGTGTACGGACCTTGCAAACAAGAAATTTGTCCCGTTGCTCAGCGAGATCAAGGCGAATTCCACTCAATCGTTCAGCGCGATGATCAGCCACGCGGGCGAGGAGTTCTTCTACGTTCTGTCCGGCGAGGTGACGCTGCATACCGAGCATTATGCCCCTGCTCGCCTGGGCCCTGGCGACAGTTGCTATTTCGACAGCACGATGGGTCACGCGCTGGTGTCGACCGGCGATGAACCCGCGACGGTCCTGTGGATCTGCTCGCAGGTTTCCGGCGCGCTGGCCGAGTGA
- a CDS encoding REDY-like protein HapK: MRRMLVFFSLKPETDPKAYEEWARTVDIPEVNAFDSVASFTVHRCASTVGDKPSPHDYVEILDVSDPQAFDEDLVSDTMKALARDFAQYAEPPAFVWTEPL; encoded by the coding sequence ATGAGGCGCATGCTCGTATTCTTCTCGCTCAAGCCGGAAACAGATCCGAAAGCCTACGAGGAATGGGCGCGCACGGTCGACATTCCCGAGGTCAATGCCTTCGACAGCGTGGCCTCGTTCACGGTCCACCGCTGTGCATCCACCGTCGGCGACAAGCCGTCCCCGCATGATTATGTCGAGATCCTGGACGTCTCCGACCCCCAGGCATTCGACGAGGATCTTGTCAGCGACACGATGAAGGCGCTCGCAAGGGACTTCGCGCAATATGCAGAGCCGCCGGCGTTTGTCTGGACCGAACCGCTCTGA
- a CDS encoding NAD(P)/FAD-dependent oxidoreductase: protein MDAIVVARKQRVTPSKPTAPTEMQTFVIIGAGECGVRAALALRETSFAGRIRLFGEERHAPYERPPLSKTFPPEHKPITPPETFSDAGIELMLGARAVAFDPTEKLVRFDDANVVRYDRLLLAIGARARTPPGFESALTLRTLDDASRIANAIVPGARLGIVGGGVLGMELAATARGLGAEVTVYEAGAVLMGRAVPEPIAALLEARHIEAGVKIVKNADVTGASVQEIRTGDGAVQTFDMVVCAIGAVPITDLAEAAGLDVGNGIVVDAHFRTSVRNVFAAGDCCVFPWRGAMVRLESWRAAQNQGTQAARAMLGDLRPYDSVPWFWSDQYELGLQVAGLCRTNLPYTRRPTGASGVLLFQYDEHGALISVSGVGEGNSVARDVKLGERLIEHDIRIDPAQLADPAISLKSFLRR from the coding sequence TTGGACGCGATCGTCGTAGCCCGGAAGCAGAGAGTGACGCCATCAAAGCCAACCGCGCCGACTGAAATGCAAACCTTCGTCATCATTGGCGCGGGCGAGTGCGGGGTGCGCGCCGCCTTGGCGCTGCGCGAGACCAGTTTTGCGGGGCGGATTCGCCTGTTCGGTGAGGAGCGGCACGCGCCATACGAACGGCCGCCCCTGTCCAAGACGTTTCCGCCCGAGCACAAGCCGATCACCCCGCCCGAAACGTTTTCCGACGCCGGTATCGAGCTGATGCTCGGGGCGCGAGCCGTCGCGTTCGATCCGACGGAAAAGCTGGTGCGCTTCGATGATGCCAACGTGGTGCGGTACGATCGGTTGCTGCTTGCGATCGGCGCACGGGCGCGAACTCCGCCTGGTTTCGAAAGCGCCCTGACGCTGCGGACCCTCGACGATGCAAGCAGGATCGCCAATGCGATCGTGCCGGGCGCGCGCCTGGGCATCGTCGGTGGCGGCGTTCTGGGGATGGAGCTGGCCGCCACGGCGAGAGGCCTTGGCGCCGAGGTGACGGTCTACGAGGCCGGCGCTGTGCTGATGGGTCGGGCGGTGCCGGAGCCGATCGCCGCCCTGTTGGAAGCGCGCCACATCGAGGCGGGCGTGAAGATCGTCAAGAACGCTGATGTGACCGGCGCATCGGTGCAGGAAATCCGAACCGGTGATGGCGCGGTCCAGACCTTTGACATGGTCGTCTGCGCCATCGGTGCCGTGCCGATCACCGATCTGGCCGAAGCGGCCGGGCTCGATGTCGGCAACGGCATCGTCGTCGACGCGCACTTCAGGACGTCTGTCCGGAATGTCTTTGCCGCCGGCGATTGCTGCGTCTTTCCATGGCGTGGGGCAATGGTGCGGCTTGAAAGCTGGCGGGCGGCGCAGAACCAGGGAACGCAGGCGGCGCGCGCCATGCTCGGCGATCTCCGCCCATACGATAGTGTTCCCTGGTTCTGGTCGGACCAGTATGAACTCGGACTTCAGGTGGCAGGTCTGTGCCGGACGAACCTGCCGTACACGCGCCGTCCGACAGGGGCGAGTGGTGTGCTGCTGTTCCAGTACGATGAGCATGGAGCGCTGATATCTGTCAGCGGCGTCGGCGAAGGAAACTCGGTCGCGCGGGACGTCAAGCTGGGCGAACGGCTGATCGAGCACGACATCAGGATCGATCCTGCGCAACTGGCGGATCCGGCGATCAGCCTGAAATCTTTTTTGCGCCGATGA
- a CDS encoding SDR family NAD(P)-dependent oxidoreductase, giving the protein MADKGTIAITGAAGGIGLATVRCVQAAGLRAAALDLNPVAEADFSHALDLSDEGAIARAFEAIGPLTGLVCIAGMNARGRVEDLAWETWRRVMAVNVRGTMLSMKHASPHLVEGGAIVLTGSVSAHVGTDGYVAYHTSKGAVLGLMRAASGEFAERGVRVNAVSPGWVDTAFTDRALAELPDGEAIRASAGKAHLLGRMARPAEIAEAIMFLLSHDASFVTGTELIVDGGFLRKR; this is encoded by the coding sequence ATGGCCGACAAGGGCACCATCGCGATTACCGGGGCGGCGGGCGGCATTGGCCTTGCCACCGTTCGGTGCGTTCAGGCGGCGGGCCTGCGCGCCGCCGCGCTCGATCTGAACCCGGTTGCGGAAGCCGATTTCAGCCACGCGCTTGACCTGTCAGACGAGGGAGCGATCGCGCGCGCCTTCGAGGCCATCGGCCCGCTTACCGGGCTGGTCTGCATTGCCGGCATGAACGCACGCGGCCGCGTCGAGGACCTGGCGTGGGAGACCTGGCGACGGGTCATGGCCGTCAATGTGCGCGGCACGATGCTTTCGATGAAGCATGCTTCGCCGCACCTCGTCGAAGGCGGGGCGATCGTTCTGACCGGGTCGGTTTCCGCCCATGTGGGCACTGATGGTTATGTCGCCTACCACACTTCCAAGGGCGCTGTTCTTGGGCTGATGCGGGCCGCAAGCGGTGAATTCGCCGAACGGGGCGTGCGCGTCAACGCGGTCAGTCCGGGCTGGGTCGACACGGCGTTCACCGACCGCGCCCTGGCCGAACTGCCCGACGGCGAAGCGATTCGCGCGTCGGCCGGAAAGGCGCACCTGCTCGGCCGCATGGCGCGTCCCGCTGAAATCGCCGAAGCGATCATGTTCCTTTTGTCGCACGACGCAAGCTTCGTCACGGGCACGGAACTGATCGTCGATGGCGGCTTCCTGCGCAAGCGGTAG
- a CDS encoding SDR family NAD(P)-dependent oxidoreductase, with protein sequence MPVAVITGAAGGIGTATARIMAEAGFELALIDRGGAQPPAGAAGMGLACDLADPGSVETAFAAIVDRFGVIDALINIAGINHQSPIAEMAAADWDRMMEVNVGSMFLTAKFGLPLLEQGTGKAIINMASVSGHVATVDYPAYVTTKAAVESFTVALAQEVARRGIRVNAVAPGWVNAGFTDKALAETDDPDALHAAARTAHLLGRMAEPDEVARAVRWLASDKASFVTGQTLFVDGGFMRKH encoded by the coding sequence GTGCCGGTCGCCGTCATCACCGGGGCGGCCGGCGGAATCGGCACGGCAACGGCGCGCATTATGGCCGAAGCCGGGTTCGAACTGGCGCTGATCGATCGCGGCGGGGCGCAGCCACCGGCCGGCGCAGCGGGTATGGGGCTTGCCTGTGATCTCGCCGATCCCGGTTCGGTCGAGACGGCCTTTGCGGCGATCGTCGACCGTTTCGGCGTCATCGATGCGCTGATCAACATCGCCGGCATAAACCACCAATCGCCAATCGCCGAGATGGCGGCCGCCGACTGGGATCGCATGATGGAAGTCAATGTTGGCAGCATGTTCCTGACCGCCAAATTCGGCCTGCCCTTGCTTGAGCAGGGAACAGGCAAGGCGATCATCAACATGGCCTCGGTTTCCGGACATGTCGCCACGGTCGACTACCCGGCGTATGTGACGACCAAGGCGGCAGTGGAGAGCTTCACCGTCGCGCTCGCCCAGGAGGTCGCGAGACGGGGAATCAGGGTCAACGCCGTCGCACCCGGCTGGGTCAATGCCGGCTTCACCGACAAGGCGCTCGCCGAGACCGACGATCCGGACGCGCTTCATGCCGCGGCCCGTACCGCCCACCTTCTTGGCCGTATGGCCGAGCCGGATGAAGTGGCGCGGGCGGTTCGCTGGCTCGCTTCAGACAAGGCCTCGTTCGTCACCGGCCAGACGCTGTTCGTCGATGGCGGTTTCATGCGGAAGCACTGA
- a CDS encoding ABC transporter permease produces MSDATPAAAKPVEAIVSAVDRRQEQSSWFRFYRRNGRALNAFLALLLVWAVFAVNNPVLFLNPVYYNAFLFTVPATIFLTTSLVFVIVSGELDLAFPSVVGAAGGVFMYLVVLDVPVLAAFFVTLGFGALIGLGIGAIVVYGKISSLVATLGLNFFILGLVNLLAQGRTISAPDAVGTFGNQLLVGKWELFGTGLQIPNHFVWALVWTVFCYVLFKYHRFGVRVQLVGDNSESARQMGINVERIRVGVFIFSGIAAAITGAVLVQMANMVWFPTSGKAYLLIALAALFVGGTPTWGGVGTIFGAFFGALTVTLIPSGAVGAGFAGFWTDFLFGLVIILTMVAHRFSGARVR; encoded by the coding sequence ATGAGCGATGCTACGCCCGCCGCCGCCAAGCCCGTCGAGGCCATCGTGAGCGCAGTGGACAGGCGACAGGAGCAGTCGTCCTGGTTTCGGTTTTACCGGCGCAATGGCCGCGCCCTGAACGCCTTTCTGGCGCTGCTGCTCGTCTGGGCCGTTTTCGCCGTCAACAACCCGGTGCTGTTCCTCAATCCGGTCTATTACAACGCGTTCCTGTTCACCGTTCCGGCAACGATCTTCCTGACGACTTCGCTGGTGTTCGTCATCGTATCGGGGGAACTTGATCTTGCCTTTCCCTCGGTCGTCGGTGCGGCCGGCGGTGTCTTCATGTATCTCGTCGTTCTCGACGTGCCGGTGCTGGCAGCCTTTTTCGTCACGCTCGGCTTTGGCGCGCTGATCGGGCTCGGCATCGGCGCCATCGTCGTCTACGGCAAGATCTCCTCGCTCGTGGCGACGCTGGGCCTGAACTTCTTCATTCTCGGCTTGGTCAACCTTCTGGCCCAGGGGCGCACGATTTCCGCTCCCGATGCCGTCGGCACGTTCGGCAACCAGTTGCTGGTCGGCAAATGGGAACTGTTCGGCACCGGTCTGCAGATTCCCAACCACTTCGTATGGGCGCTGGTCTGGACGGTCTTCTGCTACGTCCTGTTCAAATATCACCGGTTCGGGGTGCGGGTGCAGCTCGTCGGCGACAATTCCGAAAGTGCCCGTCAGATGGGCATCAACGTCGAACGGATCCGTGTCGGCGTTTTCATCTTCTCCGGGATCGCAGCGGCGATCACCGGCGCGGTGCTCGTGCAGATGGCCAACATGGTCTGGTTTCCGACATCGGGCAAAGCCTATCTGCTGATCGCCCTTGCGGCGCTGTTCGTTGGCGGCACGCCGACATGGGGCGGTGTCGGCACGATCTTCGGCGCCTTCTTCGGCGCGCTCACCGTGACGCTGATCCCCTCGGGCGCGGTCGGCGCCGGCTTTGCCGGCTTTTGGACGGATTTCCTGTTCGGCCTCGTGATCATCCTGACCATGGTCGCGCACAGATTCTCGGGCGCAAGGGTGCGCTGA
- a CDS encoding ATP-binding cassette domain-containing protein, which yields MSGHDAPIIELRNIVKRFGNVEALSGVSMTVRKGEVLGLLGDNGAGKSTLVKTLAGVHDPDEGEIIVKGVARKPWTPLAARDAGIETVFQDRALAPQHSIVTNVFMGREITNAVGLIRVQRQIDEANRLMREIGFTSKVFNPESTVGHLSGGERQGVAIARALYNQADVIVLDEPTTALSLTETQKVFRFVEAVKASGRTVVFIGHNIYHVWEIADRFFVIDRGREAFEGEKAAFTGADHLIEMMHQLAETGKADTSKLVDAA from the coding sequence ATGAGCGGACATGACGCGCCGATCATCGAACTGCGCAACATCGTCAAGCGGTTCGGCAATGTGGAAGCGCTGTCGGGCGTGTCGATGACGGTCCGCAAGGGCGAGGTCCTGGGGCTTCTCGGCGACAATGGGGCGGGCAAGTCGACCCTGGTCAAAACGCTCGCCGGCGTGCACGATCCCGACGAGGGCGAGATCATCGTCAAGGGCGTGGCGCGCAAGCCGTGGACGCCGCTTGCGGCGCGCGACGCGGGCATCGAGACGGTGTTTCAGGATCGCGCGCTGGCGCCGCAGCACTCCATCGTCACCAACGTCTTCATGGGCCGGGAGATCACCAACGCGGTCGGCCTGATCCGTGTGCAGCGACAGATCGACGAGGCCAACCGCCTGATGCGCGAGATCGGCTTCACCTCCAAGGTCTTCAACCCCGAAAGCACGGTCGGCCACCTGTCGGGCGGCGAGCGCCAGGGCGTCGCCATCGCCCGCGCGCTCTACAACCAGGCCGACGTGATCGTTCTGGACGAGCCGACCACGGCGCTTTCGCTGACAGAAACGCAGAAGGTGTTCCGTTTCGTCGAGGCGGTGAAAGCGTCGGGGCGGACCGTCGTCTTCATCGGCCACAACATCTACCATGTCTGGGAGATCGCCGACCGCTTCTTCGTCATCGACCGCGGTCGCGAGGCCTTCGAGGGCGAGAAGGCGGCCTTCACCGGCGCCGATCACCTCATCGAGATGATGCACCAGCTCGCCGAGACCGGCAAAGCCGACACGAGCAAACTCGTGGATGCGGCCTAA
- a CDS encoding substrate-binding domain-containing protein, translating to MRLFAKARAVGMMCAAVSALALAAAPAAAQDGDKWCSGQTIRLFSGGPAGGAFNSIIDRGAMQAAEDTGAEVQIVYSDWDFDRMVQQLREAISQAPDGIAMMGHPGDDALMPLAEQADEAGIPMMYMNVDVPRIRERFGSGYVGATLYNQGQALGAETLRLAGDRIGPGDKAIVMSRWESENRAQRELGLVDALEDAGIEVIKLQEAEGASADQMLQLPTLTSTLLSNPEVKLIGYPGGPWLSAAPVFMEAVGKAPDEIIGVGFDLGQGVMRAFDGGYVLVTSDQQPYLQGYMPVLSLCQQLVYKLGPLNVDTGAGFVTVDNYQDVAPLAEQGIR from the coding sequence ATGCGACTGTTCGCAAAGGCCCGGGCCGTGGGGATGATGTGCGCGGCCGTGTCGGCGCTTGCCCTGGCGGCGGCGCCGGCAGCGGCCCAGGATGGGGACAAATGGTGCTCGGGCCAGACGATCCGGCTTTTCTCGGGCGGGCCGGCCGGCGGTGCCTTCAACTCGATCATCGACCGCGGCGCCATGCAGGCCGCCGAGGATACCGGCGCCGAGGTTCAGATCGTCTATTCGGACTGGGACTTCGACCGCATGGTGCAGCAGCTTCGCGAGGCGATCAGCCAGGCGCCAGACGGGATCGCGATGATGGGCCATCCGGGCGATGACGCCTTGATGCCGCTTGCCGAGCAGGCCGACGAGGCCGGCATCCCCATGATGTACATGAACGTCGACGTGCCCCGGATCCGGGAGCGGTTCGGCTCGGGCTATGTCGGGGCCACGCTCTACAATCAGGGTCAGGCACTCGGTGCCGAGACGCTTCGCCTCGCCGGCGACAGGATCGGTCCGGGCGACAAGGCGATCGTGATGAGCCGCTGGGAGAGCGAGAACCGGGCACAGCGCGAACTCGGCCTTGTCGACGCGCTCGAGGATGCCGGCATCGAGGTGATCAAGCTGCAGGAGGCCGAGGGCGCCTCAGCCGACCAGATGCTGCAATTGCCCACGCTGACATCGACCCTGCTGTCGAACCCGGAAGTCAAGTTGATCGGCTATCCGGGCGGCCCCTGGCTCTCGGCGGCGCCGGTCTTCATGGAAGCAGTCGGCAAGGCGCCCGACGAGATCATCGGCGTCGGCTTCGATCTCGGGCAGGGCGTCATGCGCGCGTTCGATGGCGGGTACGTGCTGGTCACGTCTGACCAGCAGCCGTATCTGCAGGGTTACATGCCGGTTTTGTCGCTGTGCCAGCAACTGGTCTACAAGCTCGGCCCGCTCAACGTCGACACCGGTGCCGGTTTCGTCACTGTGGACAACTATCAGGACGTTGCTCCGCTCGCCGAACAGGGCATTCGCTGA
- a CDS encoding alpha-glucosidase, translating into MKSGNSQAEQWWRGACLYEVYLRSFADSNGDGEGDLPGLRDRLDYIAALGVDGIWITPFFPSPMYDSGYDVADYRSVDPRFGTLDDFRSVTSRAHELGLRVIIDQVYSHTSHLHPWFVESASSADNPKADWYVWADPKPDGSLPNNWLARFGGVAWEWSANRRQYYLHNFLVEQPDLNLHNRQVQDEILDTMRFWVDQGVDGFRLDVANFYMHDPQMRDNPPVDAGDRPANPYYMQKHVHDRSRPENLAFLERMRAATGEHMLLAEISCDDQAERMAEYTEPGRLHTAYSFELLGPVLDGAHIARTVATAGAGQSWPTWAFSNHDVARVATRWNAVGNRNRVNMLQALLLSLRGTVIVYQGEELGLAHGNVPREALRDPEAVRFWPHGRGRDGARTPMAWDDTPMLGFSKAPGWLPAEPGHAEHSIARQSQDPCSSLAHCRSMIALRKATPALKLGEFEVIEADETGLSFWRVHEGARILCSFNFTGQSRAVPQHGRSRVLAGAFEGDGLAADGYVIAEAAA; encoded by the coding sequence GTGAAGAGCGGGAACAGCCAGGCGGAACAATGGTGGCGCGGCGCGTGCCTTTACGAGGTCTATCTGCGTAGCTTCGCCGATTCCAATGGCGACGGCGAGGGCGATCTGCCCGGCCTGCGCGATCGACTCGACTATATCGCGGCGCTCGGCGTCGACGGCATCTGGATCACGCCGTTCTTCCCCTCGCCGATGTACGATTCGGGCTATGACGTGGCCGACTATCGGAGCGTCGATCCCCGGTTCGGCACGCTCGACGACTTCCGGTCCGTCACGTCACGCGCCCATGAACTTGGCCTGCGCGTGATCATCGATCAGGTCTATTCGCACACCTCCCACCTGCACCCCTGGTTCGTCGAAAGCGCGTCGAGCGCCGACAACCCGAAGGCGGACTGGTATGTGTGGGCCGACCCGAAGCCGGACGGCAGCCTGCCCAACAACTGGCTTGCCCGCTTTGGCGGGGTCGCCTGGGAGTGGAGCGCGAACCGGCGGCAGTACTATCTGCACAACTTCCTGGTCGAGCAACCGGACCTGAACCTTCACAATCGCCAGGTGCAGGACGAGATCCTGGACACGATGCGCTTCTGGGTCGATCAGGGTGTGGACGGCTTCCGGCTCGATGTCGCCAATTTCTACATGCATGATCCGCAGATGCGCGACAATCCGCCGGTGGACGCAGGCGATCGGCCGGCCAATCCCTACTACATGCAGAAACACGTCCATGACCGCTCTCGGCCCGAAAACCTGGCGTTTCTGGAGAGGATGCGGGCGGCGACCGGCGAGCATATGCTGCTCGCCGAGATAAGCTGCGACGACCAGGCCGAGCGGATGGCCGAATACACCGAGCCCGGCCGGCTTCACACCGCCTACAGTTTCGAGCTGCTCGGACCGGTCCTGGACGGGGCACACATCGCCCGGACGGTCGCCACGGCCGGCGCCGGGCAAAGCTGGCCCACCTGGGCTTTTTCCAATCACGATGTCGCGCGGGTCGCCACGCGCTGGAACGCGGTCGGCAATCGAAACCGGGTGAACATGCTGCAGGCGCTGCTGCTGAGCCTTCGCGGAACGGTGATCGTCTATCAGGGCGAGGAACTGGGTCTGGCGCACGGCAACGTTCCGCGTGAAGCGCTGCGGGACCCGGAGGCGGTGCGCTTCTGGCCGCATGGCCGGGGCCGCGACGGTGCGCGCACGCCGATGGCGTGGGACGATACGCCGATGCTCGGCTTTTCGAAGGCGCCCGGCTGGCTGCCGGCCGAGCCCGGTCATGCAGAGCACAGCATTGCGCGGCAGAGCCAGGACCCCTGCTCGAGCCTTGCGCACTGCCGCTCGATGATCGCCCTTCGCAAGGCGACGCCGGCGCTCAAGCTGGGCGAGTTCGAGGTGATCGAGGCGGATGAGACCGGCCTGAGTTTCTGGCGCGTGCACGAGGGCGCGCGAATCCTTTGCAGCTTCAACTTCACCGGGCAGAGCCGTGCAGTTCCCCAGCATGGCCGCAGCCGCGTGCTCGCCGGCGCGTTCGAGGGCGACGGGCTCGCCGCCGACGGCTATGTGATCGCGGAGGCGGCTGCATGA